Proteins encoded within one genomic window of Brassica rapa cultivar Chiifu-401-42 chromosome A09, CAAS_Brap_v3.01, whole genome shotgun sequence:
- the LOC103840080 gene encoding uncharacterized protein ycf45 isoform X2 — protein MDLGRPPEARYLGERGGQYLRNIEVSMEELEDAQELVGEFGADNRAGIEGTLHRISAIRNRKGFIVGLTCRVGRAVSGHIDMLYDLLHYGKSILFVGRPGVGKTTVLREMARVLSDEFQKRVVIIDTSNEIGGDGDIPHSAIGGARRMQVPKPSLQHKVMIEAVENHMPQVIIVDEIGTEAEALACRSIAERGVMLIGTAHGEQLQNIIKNPTLSDLIGGIETVTLGDEEARARRSQKSILERKAPPTFYFLIEMRERDYWIAHQTEKSVDMLLRGRNPMVEVRKRDEEFKVVIERWKSYDGQGI, from the exons ATGGACTTGGGGAGACCACCTGAAGCACGTTATCTGGGAGAACGAGGAGGCCAGTATCTTAGGAACATCGAG GTATCCATGGAAGAGCTAGAGGATGCTCAAGAGCTGGTGGGTGAGTTTGGGGCTGATAACAGAGCTGGAATTGAAGGTACATTGCATAGGATTTCAGCCATTCGCAATAGGAAAGGCTTCATCGTTGGTCTAACTTGTCGGGTTGGGAGGGCTGTGAGTGGTCACATTGACATGCTCTATGATCTTCTTCACTACGGCAAAAGCATCTTGTTCGTTGGACG GCCTGGTGTTGGAAAGACCACTGTTTTGCGAGAGATGGCTCGTGTCTTGTCTGATGAATTCCAGAAAAGAGtg GTGATAATTGATACGAGCAATGAAATTGGAGGAGATGGAGATATTCCGCACTCGGCTATTGGAGGTGCACGTAGAATGCAAGTACCTAAGCCATCTTTGCAGCATAAAGTGATGATTGAGGCAGTAGAGAACCATATGCCTCAGGTGATCATCGTTGATGAGATCGGCACAGAAGCTGAAGCGCTTGCCTGTCGTTCCATTGCTGAAAGGGGAGTGATGTTGATTGGCACTGCTCATGGAGAGCAGCTCCAGAACATCATTAAGAACCCTACTCTTTCAGACTTG ATTGGTGGTATTGAGACTGTCACTCTTGGAGATGAAGAAGCGCGGGCGAGAAGGAGCCAGAAGAGCATTCTCGAGAGAAAAGCTCCCCCAACTTTTTATTTCTTGATCGAGATGAGAGAAAGAGATTATTGGATTGCACATCAA ACTGAAAAGAGTGTTGATATGTTGCTTCGAGGAAGGAACCCCATGGTTGAG GTTAGGAAGAGAGATGAGGAGTTTAAAGTAGTGATAGAAAGATGGAAGTCATACGACGGACAAGGCATCTGA
- the LOC103840080 gene encoding uncharacterized protein ycf45 isoform X1 — protein MFLFVWGFFVDLSTRWLQLKMAGVCVPWGAEACRLHFPIRRELPVSFALPKSSSMIVNDNLSAFLEILPRDLRHRLLNDPRRNQLVEVIMDLGRPPEARYLGERGGQYLRNIEVSMEELEDAQELVGEFGADNRAGIEGTLHRISAIRNRKGFIVGLTCRVGRAVSGHIDMLYDLLHYGKSILFVGRPGVGKTTVLREMARVLSDEFQKRVVIIDTSNEIGGDGDIPHSAIGGARRMQVPKPSLQHKVMIEAVENHMPQVIIVDEIGTEAEALACRSIAERGVMLIGTAHGEQLQNIIKNPTLSDLIGGIETVTLGDEEARARRSQKSILERKAPPTFYFLIEMRERDYWIAHQTEKSVDMLLRGRNPMVEVRKRDEEFKVVIERWKSYDGQGI, from the exons ATGTTTCTTTTTGTCTGGGGATTCTTTGTTGACTTATCCACTCGGTGGTTGCAGTTAAAGATGGCCGGAGTGTGCGTCCCATGGGGCGCCGAAGCTTGCCGCCTTCATTTCCCAATCCGCCGTGAACTGCCGGTTTCGTTCGCTCTTCCGAAGTCCTCATCCATGATCGTCAACGACAATCTCAGTGCATTCCTTGAG ATTCTCCCGAGAGATCTGCGTCACCGTCTTCTGAACGATCCCCGCAGGAACCAGCTGGTAGAGGTGATAATGGACTTGGGGAGACCACCTGAAGCACGTTATCTGGGAGAACGAGGAGGCCAGTATCTTAGGAACATCGAG GTATCCATGGAAGAGCTAGAGGATGCTCAAGAGCTGGTGGGTGAGTTTGGGGCTGATAACAGAGCTGGAATTGAAGGTACATTGCATAGGATTTCAGCCATTCGCAATAGGAAAGGCTTCATCGTTGGTCTAACTTGTCGGGTTGGGAGGGCTGTGAGTGGTCACATTGACATGCTCTATGATCTTCTTCACTACGGCAAAAGCATCTTGTTCGTTGGACG GCCTGGTGTTGGAAAGACCACTGTTTTGCGAGAGATGGCTCGTGTCTTGTCTGATGAATTCCAGAAAAGAGtg GTGATAATTGATACGAGCAATGAAATTGGAGGAGATGGAGATATTCCGCACTCGGCTATTGGAGGTGCACGTAGAATGCAAGTACCTAAGCCATCTTTGCAGCATAAAGTGATGATTGAGGCAGTAGAGAACCATATGCCTCAGGTGATCATCGTTGATGAGATCGGCACAGAAGCTGAAGCGCTTGCCTGTCGTTCCATTGCTGAAAGGGGAGTGATGTTGATTGGCACTGCTCATGGAGAGCAGCTCCAGAACATCATTAAGAACCCTACTCTTTCAGACTTG ATTGGTGGTATTGAGACTGTCACTCTTGGAGATGAAGAAGCGCGGGCGAGAAGGAGCCAGAAGAGCATTCTCGAGAGAAAAGCTCCCCCAACTTTTTATTTCTTGATCGAGATGAGAGAAAGAGATTATTGGATTGCACATCAA ACTGAAAAGAGTGTTGATATGTTGCTTCGAGGAAGGAACCCCATGGTTGAG GTTAGGAAGAGAGATGAGGAGTTTAAAGTAGTGATAGAAAGATGGAAGTCATACGACGGACAAGGCATCTGA